In Candidatus Defluviibacterium haderslevense, the following are encoded in one genomic region:
- a CDS encoding cupin domain-containing protein: MAVNVYDGFTNQIARETFRCLSYNKEAFTIEWLVEPEGYVPFEHIHLNQDEIFHIKKGEMRILIEGKEHIVPAGESIIVPKGTPHLAYNNKPERLESIVEYKPGLDNYKFFQCFGGLLIDGDTSKNGTVNIPKMCYFTKKMNAQSITRPTSIPAPIFKIAIHISYIIGSIVGWKKLYFKYTGDH, translated from the coding sequence ATGGCAGTCAATGTTTATGACGGGTTCACCAATCAAATTGCACGGGAAACATTCCGATGCCTTTCTTACAATAAAGAGGCTTTTACTATTGAGTGGTTAGTTGAACCAGAAGGCTATGTCCCATTTGAACACATCCATCTCAATCAAGATGAAATATTTCATATCAAGAAAGGTGAAATGCGAATACTCATTGAAGGCAAAGAACATATTGTCCCCGCAGGAGAATCCATTATTGTCCCCAAAGGTACGCCGCATCTTGCCTACAATAACAAACCTGAACGATTAGAAAGTATCGTAGAATATAAACCAGGACTTGACAACTATAAGTTTTTCCAATGTTTTGGTGGATTACTTATTGATGGAGATACTTCCAAAAATGGCACTGTTAATATTCCAAAAATGTGTTATTTCACAAAGAAAATGAATGCACAGAGTATAACTAGACCAACCAGTATTCCAGCACCAATTTTTAAAATAGCCATCCATATTTCATATATCATCGGGTCTATAGTAGGTTGGAAAAAACTTTATTTTAAATATACAGGTGATCATTAA
- a CDS encoding helix-turn-helix transcriptional regulator, translating to MKNTIKVERAKKNWTQADLATHIGVSRQAINAIETGRFVPSTLLALKMASVFGTAVEIIFQLEPTD from the coding sequence ATGAAAAACACGATTAAAGTGGAACGAGCTAAGAAAAACTGGACCCAAGCAGATCTGGCAACACATATTGGTGTTTCAAGACAAGCCATAAATGCTATTGAAACGGGAAGGTTTGTACCTTCTACCCTTTTAGCACTAAAAATGGCGAGCGTCTTCGGAACAGCCGTAGAAATAATTTTCCAACTAGAACCTACAGATTGA
- a CDS encoding DUF1801 domain-containing protein: MAEKKSKLVEIKTKPTSASVEDFINKLANDQQRKDSFKLIELFKNASGEEPKLWGSSIIGFGNRRYKSPATGREVDWLLIGFSPRKANLSLYISVGIKEHAESLTKLGKHKTGVGCLYINKLDDIDLTVLRQMIDITLKNRNNN; this comes from the coding sequence ATGGCTGAAAAAAAATCCAAACTTGTTGAGATTAAAACCAAACCAACCAGTGCCAGTGTTGAAGATTTTATAAATAAATTAGCGAATGACCAACAACGCAAAGACAGTTTTAAACTCATAGAATTATTTAAAAATGCAAGTGGTGAAGAGCCTAAATTATGGGGCAGCAGCATCATTGGATTTGGCAATAGAAGATACAAAAGTCCTGCAACCGGAAGGGAAGTCGATTGGTTACTCATTGGTTTCTCACCGCGTAAGGCAAACCTTTCTTTATATATTAGTGTAGGTATCAAGGAGCACGCCGAATCACTTACCAAACTTGGTAAACATAAAACCGGAGTTGGATGTCTTTACATCAATAAACTTGACGATATCGATCTTACAGTTCTAAGACAAATGATTGATATTACTTTAAAAAACAGGAACAACAATTAA
- a CDS encoding DUF4256 domain-containing protein — MKKQELSSKLSKELLTTLNERFLKNTDRHKGLEWSKVQTKLEANSQKMWSLYEMERTGGEPDVVDFDKKTGEFIFYDCAAESPSGRRSLCYDDDALQSRKENKPKNSAVEMATEMGIELLTEDQYRTLQELGPFDRKTSSWVKTPKKIRELGGAIFCDRRYDTIFMYHNGAESYYAARGFRASLRV, encoded by the coding sequence ATGAAAAAACAAGAATTGTCATCTAAATTAAGTAAAGAATTACTTACTACTCTAAATGAACGCTTTTTAAAAAACACCGATCGTCATAAAGGACTAGAATGGTCTAAGGTTCAAACAAAATTAGAAGCCAATTCTCAAAAAATGTGGTCCCTGTATGAAATGGAACGAACAGGCGGTGAACCAGATGTTGTAGATTTTGATAAAAAAACAGGTGAATTTATTTTTTATGACTGCGCAGCGGAAAGCCCCAGCGGTCGAAGGAGTCTATGTTATGATGATGATGCATTACAATCCAGAAAAGAAAATAAACCCAAAAATAGTGCTGTAGAAATGGCAACAGAAATGGGTATTGAACTTCTAACAGAAGACCAATATCGAACCTTACAGGAATTAGGTCCATTCGATAGAAAAACTTCGAGCTGGGTAAAAACACCAAAAAAGATTAGAGAACTTGGTGGTGCCATTTTTTGTGATCGACGATATGATACCATCTTTATGTATCATAACGGAGCAGAATCTTACTATGCTGCAAGAGGATTCAGAGCATCTCTAAGGGTTTGA
- a CDS encoding YdeI/OmpD-associated family protein, with amino-acid sequence MQKKEIETFYPTNRQEWRQWLLENHNKKKSIWLVHYNKKSNMPSVSWSDAVDEALCFGWIDSTRKSLESDKFIQFFTKRKPTSVWSKINKEKIERLKQEGLLMPDGYESIMIAQQNGTWNILDDVEKLEISEDLEKEFNTREGSKEYFLSLSKSVRKSMLQWIKLAKRPETRQKRIIELVENASLEIKPKQFRL; translated from the coding sequence ATGCAGAAAAAAGAAATAGAAACATTTTATCCGACTAACAGACAAGAATGGCGACAATGGCTATTAGAAAATCATAATAAAAAAAAATCCATTTGGCTTGTTCATTATAATAAAAAATCAAATATGCCATCCGTTTCTTGGAGTGATGCGGTCGACGAAGCACTTTGTTTCGGATGGATTGATAGCACCAGAAAATCACTTGAAAGTGATAAATTTATTCAATTTTTCACCAAACGCAAACCAACGAGTGTATGGTCTAAAATCAACAAAGAAAAAATTGAACGATTAAAACAAGAAGGACTGCTTATGCCTGACGGTTATGAAAGCATAATGATTGCCCAACAAAATGGAACTTGGAATATTTTGGATGATGTTGAAAAACTAGAAATTTCCGAAGACCTTGAAAAGGAGTTCAATACTCGCGAAGGTTCAAAGGAATATTTTCTCAGCTTAAGTAAGTCGGTAAGAAAAAGTATGTTGCAATGGATAAAACTTGCCAAACGACCTGAAACCAGACAAAAGAGAATCATTGAATTAGTGGAAAACGCCAGTCTTGAGATTAAACCCAAACAATTCAGATTATAA
- a CDS encoding DUF1801 domain-containing protein, which yields MATNKTSETNNSVIEFINSFVDKEQKRKDSYELIEFMQSLTGFEPKMWGPSIIGFGSYHYKYKSGHEGDAPLIGFSPRKAAISLYVYSGLPEHEYLLNDLGTFKMGKVCIYINKLSDIDQGVLKKLINESIQYIRSKYNTW from the coding sequence ATGGCAACCAATAAAACATCAGAAACCAACAACAGCGTAATTGAATTTATTAATTCATTCGTCGACAAAGAACAGAAAAGAAAAGATAGTTATGAATTGATAGAATTCATGCAATCCCTTACAGGGTTCGAACCCAAAATGTGGGGACCCAGTATCATTGGTTTTGGATCCTATCACTACAAATACAAAAGCGGGCATGAAGGTGATGCCCCATTAATCGGTTTTTCTCCACGTAAAGCTGCTATTTCCCTATACGTTTATTCAGGACTTCCGGAACACGAATATTTATTGAATGATCTGGGTACTTTCAAAATGGGAAAAGTTTGTATCTATATCAATAAATTATCTGATATTGATCAAGGGGTTCTTAAAAAGCTGATTAATGAATCCATACAATATATTCGTTCAAAATACAATACATGGTAA
- a CDS encoding VOC family protein: MATVNIYLTFNGNCLEAFNFYKSVFGGDFPYVGKFNEMPSQEGMPPMSVEDGEKIMHISLPVSKETMLMGSDTGGEWSSHFSMGNNFSISVNTESTQEADQLFNGLSLDGQITMPLAKTFWGSYFGMLTDKFGINWMVSFDEKPPV; encoded by the coding sequence ATGGCTACAGTAAACATTTATCTTACATTTAATGGCAATTGCCTGGAAGCATTTAATTTTTACAAATCAGTTTTCGGTGGAGATTTTCCTTATGTTGGAAAATTCAATGAGATGCCATCTCAAGAAGGCATGCCGCCAATGAGTGTTGAAGACGGTGAAAAAATTATGCATATTTCACTACCTGTTAGTAAAGAAACGATGTTGATGGGTAGCGATACGGGAGGTGAATGGTCATCCCATTTTTCTATGGGGAACAATTTTTCGATTTCTGTAAATACTGAAAGTACTCAGGAAGCCGATCAATTATTTAACGGATTATCCCTAGACGGGCAGATCACAATGCCATTAGCCAAGACTTTTTGGGGTTCATACTTTGGCATGCTCACCGACAAATTTGGAATCAATTGGATGGTAAGTTTTGATGAAAAGCCTCCAGTATAA
- a CDS encoding T9SS type A sorting domain-containing protein has translation MKLIGVIFFLICCIESSIIAQNIYDARQSVIMQAVVQDSPAQIKLSWVLDTANGGYTIWRKSILDQVWGDSLVYLNSKSTSWTDTSIQQGIGYEYQVLKSLPAFPTGEGGQNFGAGNIYSGIKIPPTHHRGACLVVIDRTYKNTLAFEISRLLDDLLYDGWIPDTVFVDKNDAVDQVKNGILDWAKKNPDTHQTLFLLGRIPVPYSGEIAPDGHNSDHRGAWPCDGYYGTIDGLWTDQTVKTTAAASSRNDNIPGDGKFDNNFFPSKVQLQIGRVDFSNMNKFSESEEQLLRRYLDKNHAWRIGKMQMMEQGLVDNNFPSSEEGLGQSGWKNFAAMFGISNVKDLQYRQTLSKQSFLWSYGCGGGGPESASDISSTTNFTTDSLLSIFTMLFGSYFGDWDYPNNFLRGAIASKTCLASTWGNRPNWFFQHMALGETIGYSTQLTMNNRGLYTPRYYGGYVSTALMGDPTIRMHVLPPVEHFKARQEGLQIRLDWVAPKAATGFFIYRKYASDSVYHLLNIQAVDDTSFIDACVEKGLIHYMVRCSALKTTGSGSYYNLSAGVITTIVNDTSSIHIESEITHANAGQSNGSIKIIPIGGCAPYTYLWETGETTSELSNLSSGTYCLTVSDCMNCTMTYCGTVNLNTPIHELQHLTSYKLFPNPTNNHFNLKLTFDEIQKLQLSITDINGIKLATKQAFGKDINLNWDVEFLSSGYYWLRIENGLEHVTIPFTKTR, from the coding sequence ATGAAATTAATTGGAGTTATATTTTTCCTTATTTGTTGTATCGAATCATCTATTATTGCACAGAATATATATGATGCCAGACAATCTGTAATTATGCAAGCTGTAGTACAAGATAGCCCAGCACAAATTAAATTAAGCTGGGTCCTAGATACTGCTAATGGCGGATACACTATATGGAGAAAATCCATACTTGATCAAGTTTGGGGTGATAGCCTAGTTTATCTAAATTCTAAAAGTACTTCATGGACAGATACTTCAATACAACAAGGTATTGGTTATGAATATCAAGTACTGAAAAGCTTACCTGCATTTCCAACTGGCGAAGGCGGTCAAAACTTTGGTGCAGGCAATATTTATTCAGGTATTAAAATTCCTCCAACACATCATAGGGGTGCTTGTTTGGTTGTAATAGATCGCACTTATAAAAATACACTTGCATTTGAAATTTCTCGTTTATTGGATGATTTACTTTACGATGGTTGGATTCCTGACACTGTTTTTGTAGATAAGAATGATGCTGTTGATCAAGTAAAAAATGGCATACTTGATTGGGCTAAAAAAAATCCTGATACCCATCAGACATTATTCTTATTAGGTCGAATACCCGTGCCCTATTCAGGCGAAATTGCTCCTGATGGACATAATAGCGATCATCGTGGTGCATGGCCTTGTGATGGATATTATGGCACTATAGATGGCCTATGGACTGACCAAACGGTCAAAACGACAGCAGCAGCAAGTTCAAGAAATGATAATATCCCTGGAGATGGAAAATTTGATAATAATTTTTTTCCATCAAAAGTTCAATTACAAATTGGAAGGGTAGATTTTAGCAATATGAATAAATTTTCTGAATCAGAAGAACAACTGCTTAGACGTTATTTAGATAAAAACCATGCTTGGCGAATTGGAAAAATGCAAATGATGGAACAAGGTCTTGTGGATAATAATTTTCCTTCTAGTGAAGAAGGATTAGGACAATCTGGGTGGAAGAATTTCGCAGCTATGTTTGGAATTTCAAATGTAAAAGATTTACAATACAGACAGACACTTTCCAAGCAGTCATTTCTCTGGTCGTATGGCTGTGGTGGTGGTGGTCCTGAAAGTGCCTCTGACATTTCAAGTACTACAAATTTTACGACAGATTCTCTGCTATCCATTTTCACAATGTTGTTTGGTTCCTATTTTGGGGATTGGGATTATCCAAATAATTTCTTACGTGGTGCAATTGCATCAAAAACATGCTTAGCCAGTACATGGGGCAATAGACCAAATTGGTTTTTCCAACACATGGCTCTAGGAGAAACTATAGGCTATTCTACACAACTTACTATGAATAATAGAGGTCTTTATACTCCTCGATATTATGGAGGATATGTTTCTACGGCGCTTATGGGTGACCCGACTATTCGGATGCATGTGTTGCCTCCAGTAGAGCATTTCAAAGCAAGACAAGAAGGCCTTCAAATAAGATTAGATTGGGTAGCGCCAAAAGCAGCAACTGGATTTTTTATATATAGAAAATATGCTTCCGACAGTGTGTATCATTTACTCAATATACAAGCAGTAGATGACACTTCATTTATTGATGCTTGTGTTGAAAAAGGTCTGATCCATTATATGGTTAGGTGTTCTGCATTAAAAACTACAGGGAGTGGTAGTTATTATAATTTGAGTGCTGGTGTCATCACCACTATAGTAAATGATACCTCATCTATTCATATTGAGTCAGAAATAACACATGCCAATGCAGGTCAATCCAATGGATCCATAAAAATAATACCAATTGGAGGATGTGCTCCATATACCTACCTGTGGGAAACAGGTGAAACCACATCTGAACTTTCCAACTTGTCGTCTGGAACATATTGTCTTACAGTAAGCGATTGTATGAATTGTACCATGACATATTGTGGTACAGTTAATTTAAATACCCCAATTCATGAATTACAACATCTTACTTCATACAAACTCTTTCCAAATCCAACCAATAATCACTTCAATTTAAAACTAACATTTGATGAAATACAAAAACTTCAACTCTCTATTACAGACATTAATGGCATAAAATTAGCAACCAAACAAGCATTTGGAAAAGACATTAACTTGAATTGGGATGTTGAATTTCTTTCGTCAGGTTACTATTGGTTACGCATTGAAAATGGATTAGAACATGTTACAATTCCATTTACAAAAACCAGATAA
- a CDS encoding response regulator transcription factor, whose amino-acid sequence MMAYQIILVDDHIILAKAIQSIIEKDDAFHVTHVLKNGRELIDLLPGLDVKPDLILLDINMPVMNGMEVAKVLQQQYPELKFLTLTMNDEEISIIKMFNLGAKGYLLKDADPEELMFAMTSILNKGFYYSDFIASVLMKNISGKSESSDPKVSTIVLKDRELEFLKHCCSEMTYKEIADVMFLSPKTIDGYREHLFQKLNVKSRVGLVLYSFRKNLFKIG is encoded by the coding sequence ATTATGGCTTATCAAATTATTTTAGTTGACGATCACATCATATTGGCAAAAGCTATTCAATCTATTATTGAAAAGGATGATGCGTTCCATGTTACCCATGTATTAAAAAATGGGCGTGAGTTGATAGACTTATTGCCAGGCTTGGATGTGAAACCAGATCTCATATTATTGGATATCAACATGCCGGTCATGAATGGTATGGAAGTGGCCAAAGTTCTGCAACAACAATATCCAGAGCTTAAATTCTTAACGCTCACCATGAATGATGAAGAAATATCCATTATTAAAATGTTTAATCTTGGTGCCAAGGGATACTTGCTAAAAGATGCTGATCCCGAAGAATTAATGTTTGCCATGACCAGTATATTAAATAAAGGATTCTACTATTCTGATTTTATAGCCAGTGTCCTCATGAAAAACATCTCTGGAAAATCCGAATCATCAGATCCGAAGGTTTCAACTATTGTACTCAAGGATAGAGAACTGGAATTTTTGAAACACTGCTGTAGTGAAATGACTTATAAGGAGATTGCTGATGTGATGTTTCTGAGTCCTAAAACTATAGATGGGTATCGCGAGCATTTGTTTCAAAAATTAAATGTCAAGTCCAGGGTAGGATTAGTGCTTTATTCTTTTAGAAAGAATTTATTCAAGATTGGGTAA
- a CDS encoding class I SAM-dependent methyltransferase: protein MNDTWTDRWNERYSSHDFAYGTSPNLFFKEEITKLPVGTILFPAEGEGRNAVFAASLGWHTVAFDISMEGKNKAMRLAESCNVSIDYQVGLLENMNYHNEQFDVIALIYAHFPADIKSKYHKTLSSYLKKDGIIIFEAFSKKHLDYIQKNEKVGGPRDIDQLFSMDEIQSDFDLYHIITLEEKEIELQEGLFHNGIGSVIRFVGQKK, encoded by the coding sequence ATGAATGACACTTGGACCGATCGCTGGAATGAAAGATATAGTAGCCATGACTTTGCTTATGGAACATCTCCCAATCTGTTTTTCAAAGAAGAAATCACAAAATTACCTGTAGGCACTATACTCTTTCCTGCAGAAGGTGAAGGTCGAAATGCAGTATTTGCAGCTTCATTAGGTTGGCATACTGTTGCCTTTGACATTAGTATGGAAGGAAAAAACAAAGCTATGCGACTCGCAGAATCCTGCAACGTAAGTATCGATTACCAAGTGGGCTTATTGGAAAACATGAATTATCATAACGAACAATTTGATGTGATCGCCCTAATCTATGCTCACTTTCCTGCCGACATCAAATCTAAGTATCACAAAACACTCAGCTCATACTTAAAAAAAGATGGCATCATTATTTTCGAAGCTTTTAGTAAAAAACATCTTGACTATATACAAAAAAATGAAAAAGTAGGTGGGCCCAGAGATATAGACCAATTGTTTTCAATGGACGAAATACAATCCGATTTTGATTTGTATCATATTATTACCTTGGAAGAAAAGGAAATAGAATTACAGGAAGGACTGTTTCACAATGGAATAGGCTCTGTGATACGATTTGTTGGACAAAAAAAATAA
- a CDS encoding DUF4249 domain-containing protein produces MNFKLFRVYHLFIVLLIFTSCDGFFYKTIEVEIDEFPPGYAVTCLWTNESKVQQGYISKTVGILKPVIPLSDKVDFYLVSNLNRNWNVQTQDGIDYNGSPISAGEILSIRVKINGATDLESTQTMPDSIQIIEASLKQANRSLGSNFDKPDIVKIKIKDNPNEKNYYGFNVLYIVEENGSIDTLMNSIGSSDPAFDIDFSSFALFKDELFNGKEYTLSLEVFPSRWGSTQNVVGLIIEAHHFSRDAYLYLSSLARSYYSDGNPFAEPIIVHQNIKNGYGIFGLANVNRYFQKI; encoded by the coding sequence ATGAATTTTAAATTATTTAGGGTATATCATTTGTTCATTGTATTACTCATTTTTACTTCATGCGATGGTTTTTTTTATAAAACAATTGAAGTGGAAATCGACGAATTCCCGCCTGGGTATGCAGTGACTTGTCTTTGGACGAACGAATCAAAAGTTCAGCAGGGATACATTTCAAAAACGGTAGGTATTTTAAAACCTGTTATCCCACTTTCTGACAAAGTAGATTTTTATCTAGTCAGCAACTTAAATAGAAATTGGAATGTCCAAACTCAGGACGGAATTGACTATAATGGTTCGCCAATATCAGCTGGTGAAATATTATCTATCCGGGTAAAAATAAATGGCGCAACAGATTTAGAAAGCACACAAACAATGCCTGATTCAATTCAAATTATCGAAGCCAGTTTAAAGCAAGCCAATAGATCATTAGGTTCAAATTTTGATAAACCTGATATTGTCAAAATAAAAATTAAAGATAATCCCAATGAAAAAAACTACTATGGGTTTAATGTTTTGTATATTGTAGAAGAGAATGGAAGTATTGATACCTTGATGAATTCAATTGGATCAAGTGATCCTGCTTTTGATATAGACTTTTCCTCATTCGCATTATTTAAAGATGAATTATTCAATGGCAAAGAATATACTTTAAGTTTAGAAGTTTTTCCAAGTAGGTGGGGTAGCACCCAGAACGTAGTAGGATTAATTATTGAAGCACATCATTTTTCAAGAGATGCTTATTTATATCTTAGTTCATTGGCTCGATCTTATTATTCAGATGGCAACCCATTTGCTGAACCCATAATTGTTCACCAAAATATTAAAAATGGGTATGGCATTTTTGGCTTAGCCAACGTAAATAGGTACTTTCAAAAGATATAG
- a CDS encoding TonB-dependent receptor plug domain-containing protein translates to MRYIFCLGLVLIYYLPSNAQRYTIHGTVSDLSSGESLLSATVYDLNSLEGTNSNVYGFYSLSLKPATVRIRVTCLGYLDEILSFELTKDTTLNVKLAQGLELKEVEVTASRIERIDQTTRMSTIDVPIDQIKKLPALFGEVDILKSLQLLPGVSGGSEGTAGLYVRGGSPDQNLILLDGVPVYNVYHLGGIFSVFNADALKNVSLTKGGFPARFGGRLSSVLEIGMKEGNDNKFHGEGGLGILSSRLTLEGPIIKNKASFMISGRRTYLDVIAKPLIKRAAEPGEEIDLGMHFYDLNAKVNYTINSKHRLFGSVYSGEDLFSLGIKDVEHGNDYSKTKAGVDWGNITSALRWNYILSPKWFANTTLTYSRYRFNFRASLEEKTNNQIESFSALYFSGIEDLGAKLDMDYVYSPNHWFKFGGQIINHKYSPGATQFKSDISSNIDTTFGSPNISSLESALYFEDDIRMGALGINAGIHASSFSVQHKLFTSLQPRFSARYLLGGGYTAKLSFATMTQYINLLTNEGSGLPSDLWVPSTKRIVPQNSSQLAAGLVKIFGNDYECSVEAYYKKMNNVLSYKEGASFIGISTNWEDKVLQGKGEAYGFEFFVQKKKGKFNGWIGYTLSWNDRNFDDINGGKTFRFKYDRRHDFELVASYQISKKWHVSGSWQYATGNAITLPILKYNGIYPFAQYVDEIHIQGEKNAYTMPPYHRLDLSFEYKRFHKRYESGLVFGVYNAYARANPFYITTDREYIDGQYRDVFKQVALLPLIPNISYQFKF, encoded by the coding sequence ATGCGCTATATTTTTTGCCTGGGGCTGGTCTTGATTTATTATTTACCCTCAAATGCCCAACGGTATACTATTCATGGTACAGTAAGCGATTTAAGTTCAGGTGAATCGTTGCTTTCGGCTACTGTGTATGATCTAAATTCCCTTGAAGGGACCAATAGCAATGTTTATGGATTTTATTCATTATCTCTAAAGCCTGCAACAGTTAGAATTCGTGTTACATGTCTTGGCTATCTGGACGAAATTTTATCATTTGAATTAACAAAAGATACTACCCTAAACGTAAAGTTGGCTCAGGGCTTGGAATTGAAAGAAGTAGAAGTAACAGCAAGTCGAATCGAAAGGATAGATCAAACCACCAGAATGAGTACTATTGATGTGCCCATTGACCAAATCAAGAAGTTACCCGCTTTATTTGGTGAGGTGGATATTCTAAAGTCGCTCCAACTATTGCCAGGTGTAAGTGGTGGCAGTGAAGGCACAGCAGGATTATATGTAAGGGGAGGAAGTCCGGATCAAAATTTAATTTTATTAGATGGCGTACCGGTATATAATGTTTATCATTTAGGTGGGATATTTTCAGTCTTTAATGCAGATGCTTTAAAAAATGTTAGTTTAACGAAAGGAGGTTTCCCGGCTAGATTTGGTGGTCGCTTGTCATCTGTTTTAGAAATTGGAATGAAAGAAGGAAATGATAATAAATTTCATGGTGAAGGCGGTTTAGGAATCCTTTCATCTAGATTAACTCTTGAAGGTCCTATAATAAAGAATAAAGCTTCTTTCATGATTTCTGGTAGGAGAACATATCTTGATGTAATTGCCAAGCCATTGATCAAAAGAGCTGCAGAGCCTGGAGAGGAGATTGACTTGGGGATGCATTTTTACGACCTGAATGCAAAGGTAAATTATACTATTAATTCTAAACATCGATTGTTTGGTAGTGTCTATTCCGGAGAAGATCTTTTTTCATTGGGAATAAAGGATGTAGAACATGGGAATGATTATTCAAAAACAAAAGCTGGGGTAGATTGGGGAAATATTACTTCGGCATTGAGGTGGAATTATATTCTTTCTCCGAAATGGTTTGCGAATACAACTTTAACTTATAGCCGATATCGTTTTAACTTTCGGGCCTCATTGGAAGAAAAGACCAATAATCAAATTGAAAGTTTTTCTGCGCTGTACTTTAGCGGAATTGAAGATCTGGGAGCAAAATTAGATATGGATTATGTGTATTCACCTAACCACTGGTTTAAATTTGGAGGCCAGATTATAAATCATAAATATTCTCCGGGAGCCACCCAATTTAAATCCGATATTAGTTCAAATATTGATACAACTTTTGGCAGTCCAAACATAAGTAGTCTTGAAAGTGCATTATACTTTGAGGACGATATAAGAATGGGTGCATTAGGAATTAATGCCGGAATTCACGCCAGTTCCTTTTCGGTTCAGCATAAATTATTTACTTCATTACAACCCAGATTTTCTGCGAGATATTTGTTAGGCGGAGGATATACTGCAAAATTGAGTTTTGCTACAATGACTCAATATATAAATTTATTGACAAATGAAGGTTCAGGCCTTCCTTCAGATTTATGGGTACCTAGTACCAAAAGAATCGTTCCACAAAATTCAAGTCAACTCGCCGCAGGTTTGGTCAAAATTTTTGGGAATGATTACGAATGTAGTGTGGAAGCCTATTATAAAAAAATGAATAATGTATTATCTTATAAGGAAGGAGCAAGCTTTATTGGTATAAGTACAAATTGGGAAGATAAAGTATTACAAGGCAAAGGTGAAGCTTATGGTTTCGAGTTTTTTGTACAAAAAAAGAAAGGCAAATTTAATGGGTGGATCGGGTATACTTTATCATGGAACGATAGAAATTTTGATGATATTAATGGCGGAAAGACATTTAGATTCAAATATGACAGACGACATGATTTTGAATTGGTGGCCTCTTACCAGATTTCAAAAAAATGGCATGTCTCAGGATCCTGGCAATATGCAACTGGAAATGCAATCACACTTCCTATTTTAAAGTACAATGGAATTTATCCTTTTGCTCAATATGTTGACGAGATTCATATACAAGGCGAAAAAAATGCATACACCATGCCGCCATATCATCGTCTTGACCTCAGTTTTGAATACAAGCGATTTCATAAACGATATGAATCAGGTTTAGTTTTTGGAGTGTACAATGCTTATGCAAGGGCCAATCCATTTTATATTACTACAGATCGTGAATACATTGATGGTCAATATAGAGATGTTTTTAAACAGGTGGCGCTATTACCCCTGATTCCTAATATTTCTTATCAATTTAAATTTTAA
- a CDS encoding 2OG-Fe(II) oxygenase, with product MLQFNFDTLIDSYLEDKVGISNSFIGVSLAASLKENLMRLHSTNQLLSAGIGNNTIVDHDLLIRKDKIYWLDRSHQNIHENLFFDLIDEFVLYLNSTCYTGITGYEFHYALYESGSFYKKHLDQFQNDSRRVYSMIMYLNTDWQVSDGGELCIHHTDHIQSIAPINGKSVFFKSNELVHEVLLTHVPRMSITGWFKVN from the coding sequence ATTTTACAATTCAATTTTGATACCCTAATTGATTCCTACCTTGAAGACAAAGTTGGGATATCGAATTCTTTTATAGGTGTTTCCCTAGCCGCTTCACTTAAAGAAAATTTGATGAGACTCCATTCAACCAATCAGCTACTATCCGCCGGGATTGGAAACAATACGATCGTCGATCATGATCTACTCATCAGGAAAGATAAAATTTATTGGCTCGATCGATCACATCAAAATATCCATGAAAATCTTTTTTTTGATCTGATCGATGAATTTGTCTTATATCTAAACAGCACATGTTATACAGGAATTACGGGCTATGAATTCCATTATGCACTGTATGAATCGGGTTCATTCTACAAAAAACATCTCGACCAATTTCAAAATGATAGCCGACGCGTTTATTCCATGATCATGTACCTAAATACGGATTGGCAAGTTTCAGACGGTGGTGAATTATGTATTCATCACACAGATCATATCCAATCCATTGCACCCATTAATGGCAAGAGTGTTTTCTTCAAAAGCAATGAATTGGTTCACGAAGTTTTGTTGACCCATGTTCCGCGAATGAGTATTACAGGTTGGTTTAAAGTAAATTAA